Part of the Solwaraspora sp. WMMA2065 genome is shown below.
AGCAGGAAACCGACCAGCACCGACGCCGAGACGAACAGCACCTCGGCGTCGCCGAGCAACCGCCAGGCCGCCTGGTCGAGCAGCACCGCCGCCCGACCGACCAGCCAGGCGTACAGCGGCGGGTACTCCGACGGCAGCCCGGGCACTGTGGTGTCCGCGCTGGTCGCGGTGACCGTGTACCGGGTAGCGGTGGCGGTCATCCGCAGCATGTCCCCGGACAGGCCACCGAAGCCGAACGGGGTGCCGGACAGCGCGGCCCGCAGGATCAGCGCCAGCCAGGCCGAGGCCAGACCGGCGCTGACTCCGGCCAGTGCCGGCATCGTCGTCGGCGCCCACCGCCGGACGGCGACAGCGGCCAGTCCGCCAAGGCAGACCAGCAACAGGCCGCTGGTGACCGGCAGCGACCGGCCGGCCACCGTGAAGGGGTCGGCACGCGCCACCGACGGCAGCACGACCGCCACCGGCGTGGCCACCAACCAGGTCAGTACGGCGAGCAACCCCGGACGGCCGGCCAGTGACCACAACCGGGAAGCCCTGGTCCGGCCCGGCCCTGGCCCCCGCCCCGGATCCGGAGCCAGGTCCGGTCCACGAGATCCGTCCGGATTGCCCTGCTCCGGAATGCGGCCCGATGCCCCCCGGTCGGGCGAACCTACCTTCCGGTCGGGCGGCTCGCCGGTGCCGGCCGGGGATGTCTCGACAGTCATGGTGCTCCGCGGAACCGTTCGTCGTCGTGACGCGCGCCGACCGTATCGTGAATCGGCGGGCCGTCCTGGTCAGTGGGTGCTGACGACCAGCGGGCCGAGCTCCGGGATCTGCTGATCGGCCACGGCGACGGAGACCCGCCGCAGGCTGAGCAGGCTGGAGAAGAGCCCGGCGAAGATCAGCGTCGCGCCGAGGCCGATCGCGGTCGAGGAGGGCAGCACCACCCGCATGGTGTCACTCGCGTCCTGGGCGCCGAAGCCGGTCGCACCCCAGGTGGCGACCGCCAGAATGGTGCCGGCCAGACCGAGCAGGATCAACGTGATCCCGCCGGCCGTGCAGGTCTCCAGTCTGACGTACCGGCTCCACCGGTCGGACTGTCGCAGGTCGGTAATGCCCTCGTATCTGCCGTAGATCAGCGCGAACGCTCCGAAGAGCAGCAGCTGTGCGCCGGCGAGCATGGCGAGACAGGTGTAGACGAGGGTGCTGACGTCGAAGCCGATCCCGCCGACGACCAACGGGCCGACGACCAACGTGACGGTGCCGATCAGGCCGACCGCGAACAGCACCGCACCGGGCCAGATGAGCATCTTGCGTGGGGCGAACACCAGCAGGAACCGCAGGTGGCGCCAGCCGTCCCGCCAGGTCCGCAGGTGGGGTGGCCGGCTCCGGCCGTCGGGGCGCAGGGTGGTCGGCACCTCGGCGATGTCGTAGCCGTTGAGCGCGGCCCGGACGACCAGTTCGGAGGCGAATTCCATGCCCGGCATGCACAGCTGCAACTGCCGGACCCGGTCCCGGTTGAAGCCGCGGATGCCGCAGTGGAAATCGCCCACTTTCAAGCTGAACAGGCGGCGGCCGAGCCAGGAGAGCACCGGGTTGCCGAGATGGCGGTGCAGGAACGGCATCGCGCCGTCGGCTATGCCGCCGCGGAACCGGTTCCCCATCACCACGTCCCGACCGCGGCGCAATTCATGAATGAACGGTCCAAGGTCGGAAAGGTCGTACGAGTCGTCGGCGTCGGCCATGATGACGTACCGCCCCCGGGCCTGCTCGACGCCGTTGATCAGCGCTCCGCCGTAGCCGCGGATCGGGGCGTGCGACACCCGGGCACCGGCGCGTACGGCGATCTCCTGTGAGCCGTCGGTGGAGCCGTTATCGCTGACCAGGACCTCACCCCGGACCCCGAGCTCGTCGAGGGACCGGCGGGCCTTTCGGATGCACACCTCCAACGTCTCCGCCTCGTTCAGACACGGCAGAAGGACAGTGACCTCGACCTCGTCGTTGCGCACCGAACGCGCCACGGGTGCACCCCCGAATTAGAGACTGACCACAGCCAGGCCGTCATACCAGTCATGAATCAGTTTCATTGTCTGGCCCGCCGTTTCCGCGCGGATCCGGCCCTCGACTGCACTCTAGCGCGGCCCGCGCCGAACGAGTGCCCACCCCCGGACGGAAAACGCCGGACCGAAGGATGATTCGGCCCGGCGGATCGCCGTCCTTTACGGGCGGTTTCAGCTTGTGGAAATGTCTACGGCGTCACAAAGGTGACTGAGACTTCCTCATATCCCAGGGAGCGCAACAGCCCCGTCAGCATCTTGCGGGTGTTCTCCTCGGCCCGCCCGGCGATCCCGCTCTCCCGGGCAACGGCCGCGATCCGGTCCTCGGCCAACTGGTAGACCTGCTGCCGCCGGTTCGGGTCACCGCCGAACACCTCACCGAGACGGTTGAGCAGGCCACGCTCCTCGGCGAAGACGTAGCTGTTGTCGAGATCGAGATCGGCATCGGTCAGCTGCGGCGCCGGCAACTCGATCTGCGCAGAAAGACCATCCTCAGAGGTTGATATGGCTTCCTCGCCGATTTGCCCGAAATCGACGTATGCCTCGACCGTTCCGACCCCGACGAACAGCGTCCGTTCGTTGAGCAGGAAATCGGGCACGTACCGTCGGTCCTGCTCAAGGTCGACGACAACCTGGTAGTTACCCTCCGCCGCGACGAACCGGCTGAGATCCTGGATCGACTGCAGCACCGGTGGCTGAGTGCGATCGGTCTCCTGTTGGGCGAAGGGGTTGCGCCAACTCGGTAGCAACCCGGCGGCCTGGGTCGACAGCAGCAGCACCACGACCAGACCGACGATTGCGGCGAGACCGAGCAGCCCGCGCCGACGTCCGCCGGACTCCGCCGGTGGCGTAGCCGGCCCGGCCGGGTCCGGCGTACCGTCGGGATATTCCGGAAATTCCCGAGTAGGAGTGTTGACATCGCCGCTGCGGGACATCCCCATCACCGTCCTCACCAGACGCCGG
Proteins encoded:
- a CDS encoding DUF4230 domain-containing protein; translated protein: MSRSGDVNTPTREFPEYPDGTPDPAGPATPPAESGGRRRGLLGLAAIVGLVVVLLLSTQAAGLLPSWRNPFAQQETDRTQPPVLQSIQDLSRFVAAEGNYQVVVDLEQDRRYVPDFLLNERTLFVGVGTVEAYVDFGQIGEEAISTSEDGLSAQIELPAPQLTDADLDLDNSYVFAEERGLLNRLGEVFGGDPNRRQQVYQLAEDRIAAVARESGIAGRAEENTRKMLTGLLRSLGYEEVSVTFVTP
- a CDS encoding glycosyltransferase family 2 protein, giving the protein MARSVRNDEVEVTVLLPCLNEAETLEVCIRKARRSLDELGVRGEVLVSDNGSTDGSQEIAVRAGARVSHAPIRGYGGALINGVEQARGRYVIMADADDSYDLSDLGPFIHELRRGRDVVMGNRFRGGIADGAMPFLHRHLGNPVLSWLGRRLFSLKVGDFHCGIRGFNRDRVRQLQLCMPGMEFASELVVRAALNGYDIAEVPTTLRPDGRSRPPHLRTWRDGWRHLRFLLVFAPRKMLIWPGAVLFAVGLIGTVTLVVGPLVVGGIGFDVSTLVYTCLAMLAGAQLLLFGAFALIYGRYEGITDLRQSDRWSRYVRLETCTAGGITLILLGLAGTILAVATWGATGFGAQDASDTMRVVLPSSTAIGLGATLIFAGLFSSLLSLRRVSVAVADQQIPELGPLVVSTH